A window from Polyangium spumosum encodes these proteins:
- a CDS encoding sensor histidine kinase: MPTAQTKDARYVAELERRCRELERRAQAAEAQRAELLTIVSHDLRNPLGVVMVTTTLLARELGGEPTHDRQLQTIKRAALDMNQIVEDLVDAAHIDAGRLSIGQEVHDAASIVEAAAMAAALATAQRPIAVVKEVVPHLPALYVDRARVLQVLSRLVGNAARFMQKGGSITIRAEPTPSGARFSVTDTGPGIAELDRPMLFSRRPPEGRRACQGMGLGVYVAKGIVEAHGGHIGAQSELGRGSTIHFTLPAAEGLGLTNHHRRD, encoded by the coding sequence ATGCCGACCGCGCAGACGAAAGACGCGCGCTACGTGGCCGAGCTCGAGCGGCGATGCCGAGAGCTCGAGCGACGCGCACAAGCCGCAGAGGCGCAGCGCGCGGAGCTGCTCACCATCGTCTCGCACGACCTGCGCAACCCGCTCGGCGTCGTGATGGTGACGACGACGCTGCTCGCGCGGGAGCTCGGCGGGGAACCAACGCACGATCGTCAACTCCAGACGATCAAGCGCGCAGCCCTCGACATGAACCAGATCGTCGAGGACCTCGTCGACGCCGCGCACATCGACGCCGGGAGGCTGTCGATCGGGCAGGAGGTGCACGACGCAGCGTCGATCGTCGAGGCCGCCGCCATGGCCGCGGCCCTCGCCACGGCGCAGCGGCCGATCGCGGTCGTGAAGGAGGTCGTCCCGCATCTGCCGGCGCTCTACGTGGATCGCGCCCGCGTGCTGCAGGTCCTCTCCCGGCTCGTCGGCAACGCCGCGCGCTTCATGCAGAAGGGCGGATCGATCACCATCCGCGCCGAGCCCACGCCCTCCGGCGCGCGCTTCTCGGTGACCGACACGGGGCCCGGCATCGCCGAGCTCGATCGGCCGATGTTGTTCTCGCGCAGGCCGCCCGAGGGGCGCCGCGCGTGCCAGGGCATGGGCCTCGGCGTCTACGTCGCCAAGGGCATCGTCGAGGCGCACGGCGGGCACATCGGCGCGCAGAGCGAGCTGGGTCGCGGCAGCACGATCCACTTTACCCTGCCCGCGGCCGAGGGCCTGGGCCTCACGAATCACCACCGCAGGGATTGA
- a CDS encoding response regulator, which translates to MKTTDETGLGQQHGGLSPLVLVVDDFDDNREMFTEFLSFSGFRVAQASTGREALAQAFSLLPDLILMDLSLPELDGLEATRCLKSDERTKRIPIVALTGHALAGHSKDAKEAGCDSFLTKPCLPDALVTEIKRVLGARGR; encoded by the coding sequence GTGAAGACGACAGACGAAACTGGGCTCGGGCAACAGCACGGCGGCCTCTCGCCGCTCGTACTCGTGGTCGACGACTTCGACGACAACCGCGAGATGTTCACGGAGTTTCTTTCGTTCTCCGGGTTCCGTGTGGCGCAGGCTTCGACCGGGCGCGAGGCGCTCGCGCAAGCGTTCTCCCTGCTGCCCGATCTGATCCTCATGGATCTGTCGTTGCCCGAGCTCGACGGGCTCGAGGCGACGCGGTGCCTGAAGAGCGACGAGCGAACCAAGCGCATCCCGATCGTGGCGCTCACGGGGCATGCGCTCGCGGGTCACTCGAAAGACGCGAAGGAGGCGGGCTGCGATTCGTTCCTGACCAAGCCCTGCCTGCCGGATGCGCTGGTGACCGAGATCAAGCGGGTCCTCGGCGCGCGAGGCCGATAG